A single Methanolobus sp. ZRKC5 DNA region contains:
- a CDS encoding N-acetyltransferase, with protein MIIRKATVNDIPGIKSIIDIYAKQEMMLPRSLSELYEFTRSFCVCEIDNEIIGCCALQVSWEDMAEVMSFAVRSEYRDQGIGTKLVSTSLEEAKALGINSVFTLTYAVPFFEKQGFKTIDKQLLPHKIWSGCIKCPKFPNCDEVAMLKDV; from the coding sequence TTGATAATAAGAAAGGCTACTGTCAATGATATACCTGGCATTAAGAGCATCATAGATATTTATGCAAAACAGGAAATGATGCTTCCCCGTTCATTGAGTGAACTGTATGAATTCACCCGTAGTTTCTGCGTTTGTGAAATAGATAATGAAATAATAGGTTGCTGCGCCCTTCAGGTAAGCTGGGAAGACATGGCGGAAGTAATGTCCTTTGCAGTCAGATCAGAATACAGAGACCAGGGAATTGGTACAAAATTGGTTAGTACCAGCCTTGAAGAAGCGAAAGCACTTGGTATCAACAGTGTATTTACATTGACCTATGCAGTTCCTTTTTTTGAAAAACAGGGATTTAAGACGATAGACAAACAACTGCTCCCACACAAAATATGGAGTGGATGTATAAAATGTCCCAAATTCCCCAATTGTGATGAAGTCGCAATGCTTAAAGATGTCTGA
- the mptA gene encoding GTP cyclohydrolase MptA → MEIPVVKLPDIQADKPQIPINLTRVGVTNVKKLVQIKRRDKRPVILICTFDIFVDLPSHLKGANLSRNFEAVDEVLQKAVNMPVYEIEQLCSDVAQSLLTRHEYATRAEVILKSEYVVKRESPATKMECQEVVEIFAEAIAMREDVTQMAVKKLIGAEVVGMTACPCAQEIMRDNARKELENIGVDEQHIAEFLHRVPMATHNQRGRGIISIEVEGDVYVSLEHIIEIIEGSMSSSVFELLKRSDEAMVVQTAHNNPKFVEDCVRTMAKNVVKAFGHLPNEAIVTIKQINEESIHRHNAFAERVAKIGDLRLEISQDA, encoded by the coding sequence ATGGAAATTCCGGTTGTAAAACTCCCCGATATACAGGCTGACAAGCCGCAGATACCTATTAACCTGACTCGTGTCGGTGTTACTAATGTTAAAAAACTAGTTCAGATCAAGAGAAGGGACAAGCGTCCTGTTATCCTGATATGTACTTTTGACATCTTCGTAGATCTTCCTTCTCACTTGAAGGGAGCCAATCTGTCTCGTAATTTTGAGGCAGTTGACGAAGTACTCCAAAAAGCAGTCAACATGCCTGTTTATGAGATTGAACAGCTGTGCAGTGATGTTGCTCAAAGTCTCCTGACCCGGCATGAATATGCTACTCGTGCTGAAGTTATTTTGAAAAGTGAGTACGTGGTTAAGCGAGAGTCTCCTGCTACCAAAATGGAATGCCAGGAAGTTGTAGAAATATTTGCTGAAGCAATTGCCATGCGTGAGGATGTCACTCAGATGGCGGTCAAGAAGCTCATTGGTGCAGAGGTTGTTGGAATGACTGCATGCCCATGTGCTCAGGAGATCATGAGAGATAACGCCAGGAAGGAACTGGAAAACATTGGTGTGGACGAGCAGCATATTGCAGAATTCCTTCACAGGGTTCCAATGGCTACTCACAACCAGCGTGGTCGTGGTATAATCTCCATAGAAGTAGAGGGCGATGTTTATGTGTCGCTTGAACATATCATTGAGATTATCGAAGGTTCTATGAGTTCCAGTGTATTCGAACTTCTGAAGCGCTCTGATGAAGCAATGGTTGTGCAGACAGCTCACAATAATCCTAAATTTGTGGAAGACTGCGTAAGGACTATGGCAAAGAATGTTGTCAAGGCCTTTGGACATTTGCCAAATGAGGCAATTGTAACGATCAAGCAGATCAATGAAGAAAGCATACACAGACACAATGCTTTTGCCGAAAGAGTTGCAAAGATTGGTGACCTGCGTCTTGAAATCTCTCAGGATGCTTAA
- a CDS encoding GNAT family N-acetyltransferase: MNIISFSSDLSSKTKAFVLDVLSEEGFEYDALKDIDLDDIEGNYICKGGAFFISLHNGEVVGTSAVRNLGSDTCEIKRFYVKKECRGKGLGLDLFMVAMDFAKRNYSYVKLKTDSSLERAISIYLRHGFIVVKEENGIVYFEKSL; this comes from the coding sequence ATGAACATAATCTCATTTTCATCAGACCTTTCTTCAAAAACAAAAGCATTTGTTCTTGACGTACTCTCTGAAGAGGGATTTGAATATGATGCACTAAAAGATATTGACCTTGACGATATAGAAGGCAATTACATCTGCAAAGGTGGTGCTTTTTTCATATCTTTACACAATGGCGAGGTGGTCGGAACATCTGCTGTCAGGAACCTGGGTTCTGATACTTGTGAAATAAAGAGATTCTATGTAAAGAAGGAATGTCGTGGAAAAGGACTTGGTCTGGATTTATTCATGGTTGCAATGGATTTTGCAAAACGGAATTATTCCTATGTAAAATTGAAAACCGATTCTTCTCTTGAGCGGGCTATATCGATCTATCTAAGGCACGGTTTTATTGTAGTAAAAGAAGAAAATGGGATTGTGTATTTTGAAAAGTCCCTGTGA
- a CDS encoding non-histone chromosomal MC1 family protein: protein MSETRNFVLRDKKGNEHGVFTGKQPRQAALKVANRGKGTKKKPDDIRLRERGTKKVHVFKGWKEMVDAPKNKPDWMPDKINKPFVKKVGIEKLEKV from the coding sequence ATGTCTGAAACAAGAAATTTTGTGTTAAGAGACAAGAAAGGAAATGAACATGGGGTATTCACTGGAAAACAGCCAAGACAGGCTGCTTTGAAGGTTGCAAACAGAGGAAAAGGAACTAAAAAGAAGCCAGATGACATCAGGCTTCGTGAGCGCGGAACAAAGAAAGTCCATGTGTTCAAAGGCTGGAAAGAAATGGTCGACGCACCAAAGAACAAGCCAGACTGGATGCCTGACAAGATCAACAAGCCATTTGTTAAGAAAGTCGGTATCGAAAAGCTTGAGAAAGTCTGA
- the argB gene encoding acetylglutamate kinase — protein sequence MTLNRENVLIEALPYIRDFHDSIMVIKVGGHAMVNPEVMSDIIQDVVLLRYVGIHPIIVHGGGPEISEKMKRMGKESQFVGGLRVTDDETLEIARMVLVGNINTEIVALIGKHGAKGIGLSGKDGKMIIAKKKPFQKIMIENVEHEVDLGWVGDTEIINPELLNILIREGYIPVISPIAMDVSGKALNINADTVAGDIAAALKAKKLILMTDVPGLLRDINDRSSRISRVAIDEIDDMVDSGLISGGMIPKIRSAAGSVTSGVEKIHIIDGSISHSVLLELFTDTGIGTMVYKKEDE from the coding sequence ATGACACTTAATCGAGAGAATGTACTGATCGAAGCATTGCCATACATAAGGGACTTCCATGATTCGATAATGGTAATCAAAGTCGGTGGCCATGCAATGGTCAATCCCGAGGTAATGAGTGACATCATACAGGATGTCGTCCTTCTAAGATACGTAGGGATACACCCCATCATAGTCCACGGTGGCGGACCGGAAATCTCTGAAAAGATGAAACGCATGGGCAAAGAATCCCAGTTTGTAGGCGGCCTGCGAGTCACAGACGATGAAACACTTGAGATCGCACGCATGGTCCTTGTGGGCAATATCAACACAGAGATCGTAGCACTCATCGGAAAACACGGTGCCAAGGGAATCGGACTTTCCGGAAAAGATGGGAAGATGATCATAGCAAAGAAAAAACCATTCCAGAAGATCATGATCGAGAACGTTGAACATGAAGTTGACCTCGGGTGGGTAGGAGATACGGAAATAATTAACCCGGAACTGCTTAACATACTTATTCGCGAAGGTTATATACCCGTTATATCGCCGATTGCCATGGATGTCAGCGGCAAAGCACTTAACATAAATGCAGATACCGTTGCCGGTGACATTGCAGCCGCTCTGAAGGCTAAGAAACTCATCCTGATGACCGATGTCCCAGGACTATTGAGAGATATCAATGACAGAAGCTCACGCATATCAAGGGTTGCCATTGATGAAATTGATGACATGGTCGACAGCGGGCTAATCTCAGGTGGGATGATACCTAAGATAAGAAGTGCCGCAGGTTCAGTAACAAGTGGAGTTGAGAAAATCCATATAATAGACGGAAGTATTTCCCACTCAGTACTGCTTGAACTGTTCACAGACACCGGAATAGGTACAATGGTCTACAAAAAAGAAGATGAGTAA
- a CDS encoding amidohydrolase: MQSFEKWVQHTRREFHRNPELSFHEYETQSRIMSILEELGIDYRKIADTGVLAEVRGKGLGPCIVIRSDIDALAAHESLTKLNEDYISQNPGVMHACGHDGHMAIVLGVARLIKENCDNISGTVRFIFQPAEEIPPGGAVRVIEEGGLEGVDAVIGLHIFGDVDVGDIHIRAGPFMASSNRFTVNLFGKGGHHSTPDLCIDPIQIASEFISSLNPSISQKLSPLDYVLGFGTIHSGNQFNRSPDELELVGSFRTFDDGDTDVIEQTMSYILDSLMVSYSREDFDGVPSYELEVYRGYPVLFNDPLFTEAASKLLKMKFPIVNTHVNAIFGAEDFAYYLKKVPGMYAIIGTRNMEKGIVEGNHSASFDIDEDVLITGVELLSSIALDFLKNSGAYLE; this comes from the coding sequence TTGCAATCCTTTGAAAAATGGGTACAGCATACTCGCCGTGAGTTTCACAGGAATCCAGAACTAAGTTTTCATGAATACGAAACACAGTCCCGGATAATGTCAATTCTGGAAGAGCTTGGAATTGATTACAGAAAGATTGCTGATACAGGTGTGCTTGCAGAGGTCCGCGGCAAGGGTCTTGGTCCATGTATAGTCATCCGTTCGGACATTGACGCACTTGCAGCACATGAGTCTCTTACTAAGTTAAATGAAGACTATATATCGCAGAATCCCGGAGTAATGCATGCGTGTGGTCATGACGGACATATGGCTATTGTCCTGGGTGTTGCCAGACTCATTAAAGAGAACTGTGACAATATTTCCGGAACTGTTAGGTTCATCTTCCAGCCTGCTGAGGAAATCCCTCCGGGTGGTGCAGTGAGGGTCATAGAAGAAGGTGGCCTTGAAGGGGTAGATGCGGTCATTGGTCTTCATATATTTGGAGATGTTGATGTAGGTGACATTCACATACGTGCAGGTCCTTTCATGGCAAGTTCCAACCGCTTCACTGTGAATCTATTCGGAAAAGGTGGGCACCATTCAACACCTGATCTATGCATAGATCCGATACAGATCGCTTCAGAATTCATATCTTCACTGAATCCTTCGATATCTCAGAAGTTATCTCCTTTGGATTATGTACTTGGGTTTGGTACTATCCATAGTGGCAACCAATTCAACAGGTCACCTGATGAACTTGAACTTGTAGGTAGTTTCAGGACATTCGATGATGGGGATACTGATGTCATAGAACAAACGATGTCTTATATTCTTGATTCCTTAATGGTTTCCTATTCACGAGAAGACTTTGATGGAGTTCCTTCTTATGAACTTGAAGTTTATCGTGGTTATCCTGTACTTTTCAATGATCCTCTTTTTACAGAAGCAGCTTCAAAATTATTAAAAATGAAGTTCCCCATTGTTAACACTCATGTAAATGCGATATTTGGTGCAGAGGATTTTGCTTATTACCTGAAGAAAGTCCCGGGTATGTATGCCATAATAGGCACAAGAAATATGGAAAAAGGAATTGTGGAAGGGAATCATTCGGCCAGTTTTGATATAGATGAGGATGTATTGATCACTGGAGTTGAGTTGCTATCTTCAATAGCACTCGATTTTTTGAAAAATTCCGGAGCATATCTGGAATGA
- the guaA gene encoding glutamine-hydrolyzing GMP synthase, whose translation MVKVDKFIPKAIEKIQQQINGPAIIALSGGVDSSVCAILAHRAIGDKLTPIYIDTGLMRKGETERIKEIFSDMNLQVVDAKDRFLSALAGIEDPEDKRKAVGEAFIRVFEDEAKLLNAEYLIQGTIYPDRIESEGGIKSHHNVGGLPSVMDFKAIVEPIDDLYKDEVREVARALELPDEVSERMPFPGPGLSVRIVGKVTEELVEAVREANAIVEEELVEQFRPWQTFAAIVGKGTGVKGDVRVHGWIVAVRAVGSRDGMTAEAMELPWDVLRKIESRITAQIPSVARVLYDITPKPPATIEFE comes from the coding sequence ATGGTAAAAGTAGACAAATTCATTCCTAAGGCAATAGAAAAGATTCAGCAGCAGATCAATGGCCCTGCCATCATAGCACTTTCAGGCGGCGTGGACAGTTCCGTTTGTGCTATCCTTGCACACCGTGCAATTGGCGATAAGCTGACACCTATATACATAGACACAGGCCTGATGCGCAAAGGTGAAACTGAGAGGATCAAGGAAATATTCTCTGACATGAACCTTCAGGTAGTGGATGCAAAAGACCGTTTCCTCTCAGCTCTTGCAGGTATCGAGGATCCTGAAGATAAGCGCAAGGCAGTCGGTGAGGCTTTTATACGTGTTTTTGAAGACGAAGCAAAGTTACTGAATGCTGAGTATCTTATACAGGGAACCATCTATCCTGACAGGATCGAATCAGAGGGTGGCATAAAATCACACCATAACGTAGGTGGTCTTCCTTCAGTTATGGATTTTAAGGCAATTGTGGAACCAATAGATGACCTATACAAGGATGAGGTTCGTGAGGTTGCCCGTGCACTGGAACTCCCTGATGAGGTATCCGAGAGGATGCCTTTCCCGGGCCCTGGTCTTTCAGTAAGGATCGTGGGCAAGGTCACAGAGGAACTCGTAGAGGCTGTAAGAGAAGCCAACGCAATTGTTGAGGAAGAACTTGTAGAGCAGTTCCGACCATGGCAGACCTTTGCCGCAATTGTTGGCAAGGGCACAGGTGTCAAGGGTGATGTGAGAGTTCACGGATGGATCGTTGCTGTAAGGGCAGTAGGTTCAAGAGATGGCATGACCGCAGAAGCAATGGAGCTTCCATGGGATGTTCTCAGGAAGATAGAATCAAGGATAACTGCACAGATACCCTCTGTTGCCAGGGTCCTGTATGATATTACTCCAAAGCCACCTGCTACAATAGAGTTCGAGTGA
- the hdrB gene encoding CoB--CoM heterodisulfide reductase subunit B, with translation MKGLSLFLGCLVPNRYPGIELATKLCLAKLDIDCTDLPGASCCPAPGVFRSFDRTTWLTLASRNIVLSEQMERDMLTICNGCFSTLADANHSIKEDDSAKEKVNEHLEKIGKEVKGNIDVRHIIEFLYEEYGPEKIASYVERQLDIRVAVHYGCHLIKPTKDRGLGNFERPTFFDELVTALGATSVEYPDKMACCGAGGGVRSSMKDRSLKMTEAKLSRIKEAEVDCIVNSCPFCHMQLDEGQSDIKEQMEIEYEIPVLHYTQLLGLALGFPAEMLGIDTDIEKNKKFMNLLDAGMES, from the coding sequence ATGAAAGGACTATCACTCTTTTTAGGATGTCTTGTACCCAACCGCTACCCAGGAATCGAACTGGCAACAAAACTATGTCTTGCAAAGCTTGACATTGACTGTACAGATCTGCCCGGTGCATCCTGCTGTCCGGCTCCCGGGGTGTTCCGATCATTTGACAGAACAACATGGCTGACGCTTGCAAGCCGCAATATAGTACTGTCAGAACAAATGGAAAGAGACATGCTCACCATCTGCAACGGATGCTTCAGTACTCTTGCAGATGCAAACCACAGTATAAAAGAAGATGACTCTGCAAAAGAAAAGGTTAACGAGCATCTGGAAAAAATCGGAAAGGAAGTAAAAGGCAACATTGACGTCCGGCACATTATAGAATTCCTGTATGAAGAATACGGACCTGAAAAGATTGCTTCTTATGTTGAAAGACAACTGGACATCCGGGTCGCAGTACACTATGGATGCCACCTCATCAAACCCACAAAGGACAGAGGACTGGGTAATTTTGAAAGACCAACATTCTTTGACGAGCTGGTCACTGCACTTGGTGCAACAAGTGTCGAATACCCGGATAAGATGGCATGCTGCGGAGCAGGAGGTGGAGTGCGTTCCTCAATGAAAGACAGGTCACTGAAGATGACAGAAGCCAAACTTTCCAGGATAAAAGAAGCAGAAGTTGATTGCATAGTCAACTCGTGTCCGTTCTGCCATATGCAACTTGATGAAGGACAATCTGATATCAAAGAGCAAATGGAAATTGAGTACGAAATCCCTGTGCTGCACTATACGCAACTGCTCGGACTTGCGTTGGGATTCCCTGCGGAAATGCTTGGAATTGATACAGACATCGAGAAGAACAAGAAGTTTATGAATTTACTGGACGCAGGAATGGAATCTTAA
- a CDS encoding archaeosine biosynthesis radical SAM protein RaSEA, whose translation MSLNKAVLDIRNRQRIKPSSTRDPAAAWTGKDVLGTGQIDTITIIFKTSGCWWGKAGGCTMCGYVYDSAQTVPSDDDLMAQLSRAMRKASDFDKFMVKIFTSGSFLDTKEIPLEVRHKMLAELDVDERVVKVLAETRPEFITEESVKDCVSILKNTDFEVATGLETSSDAIRKQSINKGFTFKNFTDAATAARANGATVKTYLMLKPLFLSEKEALEDIVKTVRDAAQYSDTYSINLCNVQRGTYVEYLWERKQYRPPWLWSIVEILKRTKAEFPDMIITSDPVGAGSKRGPRNCRECSHTVADAIRLFSLTQDLSCFEHLSCDCKDLWEQVLELDDHTFGSPITD comes from the coding sequence ATGTCACTTAATAAAGCAGTTCTTGATATTCGTAACCGTCAGAGGATAAAACCCTCTTCTACCCGTGATCCTGCCGCAGCGTGGACTGGGAAGGATGTTCTTGGCACCGGGCAGATAGACACTATCACTATAATTTTCAAGACATCAGGGTGCTGGTGGGGCAAGGCAGGAGGATGCACCATGTGCGGCTATGTCTATGACAGTGCGCAGACCGTTCCTTCTGATGATGACTTGATGGCTCAGCTTTCCCGGGCAATGAGGAAAGCTTCGGATTTTGATAAGTTCATGGTCAAGATATTCACTTCAGGCAGTTTCCTCGATACAAAAGAGATACCTCTTGAGGTACGGCACAAGATGCTGGCTGAGCTTGATGTGGATGAAAGGGTCGTAAAAGTGCTGGCTGAAACACGCCCTGAGTTTATAACTGAGGAAAGTGTAAAAGATTGTGTAAGCATTCTCAAAAACACGGATTTTGAAGTTGCAACGGGTCTTGAAACAAGTTCGGATGCCATTCGCAAACAATCTATCAACAAAGGTTTTACTTTTAAGAATTTCACCGATGCCGCCACTGCGGCAAGAGCAAATGGTGCAACAGTAAAAACCTATCTAATGCTAAAACCGCTGTTCCTGTCGGAGAAAGAGGCATTGGAGGATATTGTAAAGACCGTACGTGATGCGGCACAGTATTCTGATACATATTCTATCAATCTCTGCAATGTCCAGCGTGGCACATATGTGGAGTATCTCTGGGAAAGGAAGCAGTATCGTCCTCCCTGGTTATGGAGTATTGTCGAGATATTGAAAAGGACAAAGGCAGAGTTCCCGGATATGATTATCACATCCGATCCAGTAGGTGCAGGTTCAAAAAGAGGCCCTCGTAACTGCAGGGAATGCAGTCATACCGTTGCAGATGCAATCAGGTTGTTCTCACTCACACAGGATCTTTCATGCTTTGAGCATCTTTCCTGTGATTGCAAAGATCTATGGGAGCAGGTCTTAGAACTCGATGATCACACATTTGGCAGTCCGATAACGGATTAA
- a CDS encoding DUF2098 domain-containing protein: MTDSEMIEALDVDGNPIVIDSVVRYLNTGTVGRVLELKEDEDGVWVLMDTTGLYYKPETLVLADASEIIKEKIERSSVKDAESYLDDYSSVDDIGADIEQVTGGG, encoded by the coding sequence ATGACAGATTCTGAAATGATCGAAGCTCTGGACGTTGATGGAAATCCAATTGTAATTGACTCTGTGGTAAGGTACCTAAATACTGGTACCGTAGGCAGGGTTCTCGAGCTTAAGGAAGATGAAGACGGTGTCTGGGTATTGATGGATACCACAGGTCTTTACTATAAGCCGGAAACACTTGTTCTTGCAGATGCAAGCGAGATCATCAAAGAAAAAATAGAACGTAGTTCTGTTAAAGATGCTGAATCCTATCTAGACGATTATTCTAGTGTAGATGACATTGGCGCTGACATTGAACAGGTAACTGGCGGAGGTTAA
- a CDS encoding nucleotidyltransferase domain-containing protein, translating into MIKTRLRDFLVTKDNWIFAVSDYFHPHGVRSTMRYVPDENGERELDGKRYKKYDFDVAFDFMRQNRPEWVEDVHVVPEDQIKKVLPPNSVIEKLYDSDKRVAVVVDTLEEAGISREMMGVTGSLLPGLQNEGSDIDFVVYGAQWFIARDAIAKAKSESGPIEDIDETMWKKIYNKRIPEISFKEFIAHEKRKGNRGMVDGTYFDLLFVRDWEQIKEPTLRGEDIGTIKIEAKVTNADLAFDSPSVYKVEHDEIDHVLSYTHTYAGQALEGEIIEAQGVVEQVGNIKRLVVGTSREPKGEWIRSLTLLKKEGLI; encoded by the coding sequence ATGATAAAAACAAGACTCAGAGATTTCCTTGTTACAAAAGATAATTGGATCTTTGCAGTTTCCGATTATTTTCACCCGCATGGAGTCAGGTCAACAATGCGATACGTACCTGATGAGAACGGTGAGCGCGAACTCGACGGGAAACGCTACAAAAAATATGATTTTGACGTGGCTTTTGATTTCATGCGTCAGAACCGTCCTGAATGGGTAGAGGATGTTCATGTAGTACCTGAAGACCAGATAAAAAAAGTGCTTCCCCCAAACAGTGTCATTGAAAAACTGTATGATTCTGACAAAAGAGTTGCCGTGGTTGTTGACACCCTTGAAGAAGCAGGCATCAGCAGAGAAATGATGGGCGTTACCGGTTCACTTTTACCGGGGCTTCAGAATGAAGGCTCAGATATAGATTTTGTAGTCTATGGTGCACAGTGGTTCATTGCAAGGGACGCAATAGCAAAAGCAAAGTCAGAAAGCGGGCCTATTGAAGATATTGACGAAACGATGTGGAAGAAAATATACAACAAACGCATCCCTGAGATTTCATTTAAGGAATTCATTGCCCATGAAAAGAGAAAGGGCAACCGTGGAATGGTTGACGGTACATATTTCGACCTTCTTTTTGTTCGTGACTGGGAACAGATTAAAGAGCCGACACTAAGAGGAGAGGATATCGGCACCATTAAAATAGAAGCAAAGGTCACAAATGCAGACCTTGCCTTTGACAGTCCTTCAGTCTACAAAGTGGAACATGATGAGATAGACCATGTGCTTTCATACACGCACACCTATGCAGGACAGGCTCTTGAAGGAGAAATAATTGAAGCACAGGGTGTTGTAGAGCAGGTCGGCAACATTAAAAGACTGGTTGTGGGAACTTCCAGAGAACCAAAAGGTGAATGGATACGCTCACTCACATTACTTAAAAAAGAAGGTCTTATTTAA
- the recQ gene encoding DNA helicase RecQ, translating into MQENKYGLKMHKTLQKYFGYSDFRPLQEDIINDVLDDKDTFVLMPTGGGKSLCYQLPALLKDGITVVVSPLISLMKDQVDSLTESGVDAAYLNSTLKPAESRRIYEELKSGEIKILYVAPERLTMSSTITLLKSLDVSLFAIDESHCISEWGHDFRPEYRKLNFLKKKFPEVPIIALTATATPKVREDTINQLGISHGKTYIASFDRANLFYRVRAKKDTYDNLLKYLRKKRGESGIIYCQSRKTVDTLTKKLRKDGFNALSYHAGLKDSQREKNQEMFIKDRVSIIVATIAFGMGIDKPNVRFVIHYDLPKNLESYYQETGRGGRDGLECECVLFFSRGDRFKIEYFIKQKDKKEERDIALKQLNEMVDYCESNICRRKVLLRYFGEETAEDNCGKCDVCLQPRIEVDGTNDAKLLINCIKELDQRFGMNHVIDVLTGSRAKKITDKKHQLLKNFGQGDMYPKADWMDMARDMVRQDVIKVEGARYPLLKLNRKSEEVLSGKRMVTFTRKVDEENQADYEPVTQSPERDEISEQSPSVIHRKVSNDPDKDLFEKLKELRISMAQMQDVPPYIIFADTSLRQMATKKPENNEELLKITGVGEYKLKKYGKFFLKEIAKHRDELEGNKQAEHELKISDNEVQKKTVKPVASAPLASSKPKLEKELLVRTMDALEEDVVKMIKDKLGGVFSDDEIKNVYQSLIMGK; encoded by the coding sequence ATGCAGGAAAACAAGTATGGTCTAAAAATGCATAAGACTCTCCAGAAGTACTTTGGATATTCTGATTTTCGTCCCCTTCAGGAAGACATAATTAACGATGTCCTCGATGACAAGGACACTTTTGTGCTTATGCCAACAGGCGGAGGCAAGTCACTTTGCTACCAGCTTCCGGCTCTGCTCAAAGATGGCATTACAGTAGTTGTTTCACCCCTTATTTCCCTCATGAAGGATCAGGTAGACAGCCTCACGGAAAGCGGAGTCGATGCAGCATACCTAAACAGTACTCTGAAACCTGCAGAATCCAGGAGAATATACGAGGAACTGAAAAGTGGAGAGATAAAGATACTGTATGTGGCACCCGAAAGGCTGACCATGTCCAGTACCATCACGCTTCTAAAGAGCCTGGATGTAAGTCTTTTTGCAATTGATGAAAGTCATTGTATCTCCGAATGGGGACATGATTTCAGGCCGGAATACCGCAAACTCAATTTTCTGAAGAAAAAGTTCCCCGAAGTACCCATCATTGCACTTACCGCAACAGCCACCCCTAAGGTTAGGGAAGATACAATTAATCAACTTGGCATCAGCCACGGCAAAACATACATTGCAAGTTTTGACCGTGCAAACCTTTTCTATCGGGTCAGAGCAAAGAAGGACACTTATGATAATTTACTCAAATACCTGAGAAAGAAGAGAGGAGAAAGCGGTATAATCTACTGCCAGAGCCGAAAGACAGTTGACACCCTTACGAAGAAACTCAGGAAAGACGGTTTCAATGCCCTCTCATACCATGCAGGGCTTAAAGACAGCCAGCGAGAAAAGAATCAAGAGATGTTCATAAAGGACAGGGTCAGTATCATCGTTGCTACCATTGCCTTTGGCATGGGAATCGACAAGCCCAATGTCCGTTTTGTTATTCACTATGACCTTCCAAAGAATCTCGAAAGCTATTACCAGGAAACCGGAAGGGGAGGGAGAGACGGACTTGAATGCGAGTGCGTGCTTTTTTTCAGCAGGGGTGACAGGTTCAAGATCGAATATTTCATCAAACAGAAGGACAAGAAGGAAGAGAGAGACATTGCCCTTAAGCAACTCAACGAAATGGTGGACTACTGTGAAAGCAACATCTGCCGCAGAAAAGTGTTGCTCAGGTATTTCGGGGAAGAGACTGCAGAAGACAATTGTGGGAAATGCGACGTATGCCTGCAACCACGCATAGAGGTTGACGGAACAAATGATGCAAAGCTGCTTATAAATTGTATAAAGGAACTTGACCAGAGATTTGGCATGAACCATGTCATTGATGTGCTTACAGGTAGCAGGGCAAAAAAGATCACAGATAAGAAACACCAGCTTCTCAAGAATTTTGGTCAGGGCGATATGTATCCTAAAGCTGACTGGATGGACATGGCCCGGGATATGGTACGTCAGGATGTCATCAAAGTGGAAGGCGCACGTTACCCACTCCTCAAACTCAACAGGAAGAGTGAGGAAGTCCTGTCCGGCAAAAGAATGGTGACCTTTACGCGAAAAGTAGACGAAGAGAATCAGGCCGATTATGAACCAGTGACACAATCTCCTGAAAGAGATGAAATATCTGAACAGTCACCTTCTGTGATACACAGGAAGGTAAGTAATGATCCCGACAAAGACCTTTTTGAGAAACTCAAAGAATTGCGTATATCCATGGCCCAGATGCAGGATGTGCCACCATATATCATATTTGCTGATACAAGTCTTCGCCAAATGGCCACTAAAAAACCTGAAAATAATGAAGAGCTGTTGAAGATCACAGGTGTCGGCGAGTACAAACTCAAGAAATACGGCAAATTCTTCCTGAAAGAGATTGCAAAACATCGTGATGAACTGGAAGGAAATAAGCAGGCAGAACATGAACTGAAAATTTCGGATAATGAAGTGCAAAAGAAAACTGTAAAACCTGTTGCATCTGCGCCTCTGGCAAGTTCAAAACCGAAGCTTGAAAAGGAACTACTGGTAAGGACAATGGATGCCCTGGAAGAAGATGTTGTCAAAATGATAAAAGACAAACTAGGCGGCGTTTTTTCTGATGATGAAATAAAAAACGTGTATCAATCCCTTATAATGGGAAAATGA